The following coding sequences lie in one Cannabis sativa cultivar Pink pepper isolate KNU-18-1 chromosome 5, ASM2916894v1, whole genome shotgun sequence genomic window:
- the LOC133038129 gene encoding uncharacterized protein LOC133038129 — protein MLNEVVADFGYFLTANKECQNSISKGIQPTPPVLRAEPVMRNLDSAFLSSNREGKVKITMDDIEEEVAYWKSAIVCYVLCANPPLAVLEGFARRIWKDKVDKIGMVSYGVFLIRFTSIKDRDDILAGGYIFFNKRPVIMKAWDPNYNVKKEDIRTIPIWIQLEDLELKYWGQKSLFKIVGQLGKPIMVDEVTRERDKLLFPRILIEVSMEQEFPGLIYFENEFGNDVSVVVNYEWKPILCKHCKGMGHSSDDCRKKEAKKQEWVVKGVKKQVPELPKEDADGFQQVVKGWKLKNQQAPAEASISNQYTALQNEEENELQKEEDRVTEEVHEAILTRGGGEPPLNNG, from the coding sequence ATGCTAAATGAGGTAGTTGCAGATTTTGGCTATTTCTTAACTGCTAATAAGGAATGTCAAAACTCTATCTCGAAAGGAATTCAGCCTACACCTCCGGTTCTTCGAGCAGAGCCAGTGATGCGCAACCTAGATTCAGCTTTTCTGAGTTCAAACAGAGAGGGGAAAGTGAAGATAACAATGGATGACATAGAGGAGGAGGTTGCATACTGGAAATCGGCTATAGTTTGTTACGTTCTTTGTGCGAATCCACCTCTTGCAGTTCTGGAAGGCTTTGCACGACGGATCTGGAAGGACAAAGTGGATAAGATAGGTATGGTCTCTTATGGTGTTTTTCTCATTAGATTTACTAGTATTAAAGATAGAGATGATATTCTTGCTGGAGGTTATATCTTCTTTAACAAGAGGCCTGTCATTATGAAGGCTTGGGATCCTAATTATAATGTTAAGAAAGAGGATATTAGAACCATTCCTATTTGGATTCAGCTAGAGGACTTAGAATTGAAGTATTGGGGGCAGAAATCATTGTTTAAAATAGTTGGGCAGCTAGGAAAACCTATTATGGTTGATGAGGTTACTAGGGAAAGGGATAAGCTACTTTTTCCTAGAATCCTTATTGAAGTTTCAATGGAGCAAGAGTTTCCTGGCCTGATCTATTTTGAGAATGAGTTTGGTAATGATGTGTCTGTGGTTGTCAATTATGAGTGGAAACCTATTCTGTGCAAACATTGCAAAGGAATGGGACATAGTTCGGATGATTGTAGAAAGAAGGAGGCAAAAAAGCAAGAATGGGTGGTGAAAGGGGTGAAGAAACAAGTGCCCGAACTGCCTAAGGAAGATGCAGATGGGTTTCAACAAGTGGTGAAGGGTTGGAAGCTTAAAAATCAGCAAGCTCCTGCTGAAGCATCTATCTCGAACCAGTATACTGCTTTACAGAATGAGGAAGAAAATGAATTGCAGAAGGAAGAGGATCGGGTGACTGAAGAAGTGCATGAAGCGATATTAACTAGAGGAGGGGGAGAACCTCCTTTAAACAATGGATAG